A stretch of the Corylus avellana chromosome ca6, CavTom2PMs-1.0 genome encodes the following:
- the LOC132184413 gene encoding prefoldin subunit 1-like, with the protein MADEANRAAFREIQGRMIEITGKLKQVQNQMRNKEGEKKRAFLTLEELRQLSDDTNTYKSIGRTFVLEPKSVLMNEQEQKLKDSETAIASLQTSKEYLEKQMVEVENNLKELLEQDPGLARQIMSMTVM; encoded by the exons ATGGCCGACGAAGCGAACAGAGCT GCTTTTCGAGAGATTCAAGGTCGCATGATTGAGATCACTGGAAAACTGAAGCAG GTACAGAATCAGATGCGAAACAAGGAGGGAGAAAAAAAGCGTGCTTTTCTAACCTTGGAGGAGCTGCGACAATTGTCTGATGATACAAATACCTACAAATCTATAG ggagAAC GTTTGTGTTAGAACCCAAGTCAGTTTTAATGAATGAACAGGAACAAAAGCTGAAGGATAGCGAAACTGCAATTGCCTCATTACAG ACATCAAAGGAATATTTAGAAAAGCAGATGGTGGAGGTGGAGAACAACCTTAAGGAGCTCTTGGAGCAAGATCCGGGTCTTGCTCGGCAGATAATGTCCATGACTGTAATGTAA
- the LOC132185693 gene encoding beta-amyrin 28-monooxygenase-like → MELFFLFFFFLISLFLASSISFGICSLAYKTKENFTRPTIPPGSFGWPIIGETLQFLAAMKEGAVENFVSKRTTKHTSKVFKTCILGENFIIFSGAAANRFIFSNDGKLFIRWRPPSVQKLFPSTALVPIENDAAKARKFISLFFKFNETHKFVASIDSISRTHFKSYWEGKNEVKVHPLVKMHTFTLACHLFMSIDDKEKLSKFLCHFNILTKGILSVHLNIPGTPFYHAIKAAEALRKEIYVIVKERREALANNLASPTQDVLSQMIALPCDHDGFMTELEIADKILAFLIGGHDTTTATITLSMKYLAEMPHVYNEVVREQSEIIGLMKPREVLCWDDIQKMKYTWNFVNEVMRNTTIVQGAFREAKTDFSYEGYVIPKGWKIYWSVGSTQKNSEYFSEPERFNPRRFEENGPSPYTYVPFGTSPLMCPGKEYARVTVLVFLHYVVKMFKWEPILSNEKIKIELAPVPSKGFPVWLSPLQNN, encoded by the exons ATGGagctcttctttctcttcttcttcttcttgatttcCCTATTCTTGGCTTCTTCCATTTCTTTTGGTATTTGTTCCTTAGCTtataaaaccaaagaaaatttCACTCGGCCAACAATTCCTCCGGGAAGTTTCGGTTGGCCAATCATTGGTGAAACCCTTCAATTTTTGGCTGCAATGAAAGAGGGAGCAGTGGAAAATTTTGTCTCAAAGAGAACAACCAAACACACCTCAAAAGTTTTCAAAACTTGTATTCTTGGTGAGAATTTCATCATATTTTCTGGTGCTGCTGCAAATAGATTCATCTTTTCAAATGATGGCAAGTTGTTCATACGCTGGCGCCCTCCCTCGGTCCAGAAGCTCTTCCCCTCCACAGCACTTGTGCCCATTGAAAATGATGCTGCCAAGGCCAGGAAGTTCATATCCTTGTTCTTCAAGTTCAATGAGACTCACAAATTTGTGGCATCAATTGACTCCATTTCAAGAACCCACTTCAAGAGTTACTGGGAAGGCAAAAATGAAGTTAAGGTACATCCTCTAGTGAAAATGCACACATTCACCTTAGCTTGCCATTTATTTATGAGCATCGATGACAAGGAGAAATTGTCCAAGTTTTTGTGCCACTTCAATATTCTCACCAAAGGCATACTATCTGTACACTTAAACATCCCGGGTACACCATTTTATCATGCAATAAAAGCAGCAGAAGCTCTCAGGAAAGAGATTTATGTGATTGTGAAGGAGAGGAGGGAAGCCTTGGCAAATAATTTAGCTTCTCCAACACAGGATGTGCTATCACAAATGATTGCTTTGCCATGCGACCACGATGGGTTCATGACAGAATTGGAGATTGCAGATAAGATTTTGGCATTTCTGATTGGGGGCCATGACACTACGACTGCCACTATCACTCTCTCTATGAAATATCTTGCAGAGATGCCTCATGTCTATAATGAAGTTGTAAGag AGCAAAGTGAGATTATAGGGCTAATGAAGCCAAGAGAAGTGCTATGTTGGGATGATATACAAAAAATGAAGTATACTTGGAACTTTGTGAACGAAGTGATGAGGAATACAACAATTGTTCAAGGTGCTTTTAGAGAAGCCAAGACAGATTTCTCCTACGAGGGTTATGTCATTCCAAAGGGTTGGAAG atATATTGGAGTGTGGGTTCGACCCAGAAGAACTCTGAATACTTCTCAGAGCCAGAAAGGTTTAATCCAagaagatttgaagaaaatggacCTTCTCCTTACACATATGTTCCTTTTGGGACAAGTCCTTTGATGTGCCCAGGAAAGGAGTATGCTAGAGTGACTGTTCTTGTCTTCCTCCATTACGTAGTGAAGATGTTCAAATGGGAACCAATTCTTTCcaatgagaaaattaaaatcgAGTTGGCCCCTGTTCCATCAAAGGGGTTCCCAGTTTGGCTTTCTCCTCTTCAGAATAATTAG